The DNA segment GCCGTTCACGCGGCAGCGTCATGGAGTGCGGCAGTCCTCTGCCGCTATCAGTCGCGGGCGGGATTTTCCCTGAAATGAAAACGCCACCCGCAAGTTGGGGCGTGGTGATTTTTACCACATCGTCCGGCAGGTGATGTCCTCCCCCAAAGCGGCGGAGGGCCGCAGCACTCCATGACGCTGCCGCGCCTGTGGCGTTCCCTTTGCCTCACGGCGATCATCAGGCCGTGACACCCTTCGGCAGTCCGCCTTCCGTGATCTTCACGCCGCTGATCCGCAGTGGACCTCCGACGAACGGCTCGTTGGGGATGAGGGCGGAGGAGAATTTCAGCTCCACCGGCATGCCGCCTTGGTCGGCATCCACCTTGATGCCCGCGCACACCAGCAGCATCCGGCCATCGCTGAATCCTCCGCTGCGCAGGATGAAGAGCCGTGGTTCCCCCTCGCATTTGCAGTGGAAACTGCCCGTCACCCTCATCTTCGGCGGCACGTCGATCAGTGCGGAAATGCTGATGGTTTTCCCGCTGATGGCGGCGGTTTCCCCGACGGAGAATTTCTTGCCGATGGATGACTCCGCATCCTTGAAGCTCACTTCCAGCGCTTTCCCGTCCCGGGATTTTCCGGCCTCCACATTCTTCCTATCCGGAAGTTCCGCCCAATCGGCCAGGCCCTTGTCCGGCATCGCCGGCCATGAGGGGGTGGAGAATGGCTGGCCCGCCGCTGCAGTGGTCCAGGTGGACATCAGCGCCGCCGTGACTAGGCCCGCGCCCTTGTGGTTGGACGGACCGTCGCTGGGGTGGATGACATCGTTTGGCCGGTAAAGGTCGTCGGTCATTCCGGCGGTGACAAACGCCGCGTGGGAGTCCACCAGCGTGAGGGATGGATGCAGAACGGCGACCGCCTGGATGGACTCCAGCGCGCGCTTGTAGTTGTCGATCCGCTTCCACGCGTTCTGGTTGGTGATGACCTGGGGCACGCCCGGCCATTTCAGCGAGGTCATGCCGATGGCGGCGAAAAGCCAGCCGCGCAGGGATGTCCTGTCACCTGGCAGCGATTGGAATGCCCCCAGCATGTTGTGTCCGTGGTGGAGGATGCAGCAGTCCGGCAGTGGGATGGCGTCGATCGCCTGCGCCCGCCTTGCGTTCGTGAACATCTCCGTGGCGGAGGCACCGGGCAGGGTGGCCAGATAGACGGTGAGCGTCGCCTTGCCGGTGTCGCGCAGCGCGACGGGGGCCTCGTATTGCTTCGGGCCGGTCGGCTTGCCCATCTCCCACTCGCCCCAGCGGTGCATCACCACCTTGCAGTCCATCGCCTCTCCGATGGCCTTGGCAAAAAGGAAATACGGCCCGTTGGGCTCATAGGAAGTGCTGTCGCCGTTGATGAAGAGGATCGCATCTTTTCCTGCGGCCAGCTTTCCCTTGATGGGGGAGAAGGCGTTCGCGGTCCCCGTTTCCGCCGCCCGCATCCATCCGGCGGCTGCGAGGGTGAAGGCACTTGCGGAGGCGAGGAAGCGGCGGCGGGTCGTGGTCATCAGACGAGTTGTGTTTCTACGAGGAAGCGATACGTGCCGTTGTGCGCCAAAAGTTCATCGTGCGTGCCACTTTCCACGATCCTGCCCTGATTGAAGACCAGGATGCGGTCGGCGTGGCGGACGGTGGAAAGCCGGTGGGCGATGACCAGGCTGGTGCGGCCTTCCATCAGCCGTTCCAGCGCTTCGTTCACCAGCCTCTCGCTTTCGGAATCGAGCGCGGAGGTCGCCTCGTCCAGCAGCAGGATGCGTGGGTCCGCGAGGATCGCGCGGGCGATGGCGATGCGCTGGCGCTGGCCGCCGGAGAGCTTCGTGCCGCGGGGGCCCACCATGGTGTCGAATCCCTCTGGCAGCGCGGAGATGAAATCATGGGCATTCGCCTGTTTCGCGGCGGCCTGGATCTCCTCGGGCGTGGCACCGGGCCTGCCGTATTCGATGTTCTCACGGATGGTGCCGCCGAACAGCAGCACCTCCTGCGGCACGATGGCGATCTGTGAGCGCAGCGCGTGGAGCGAAAGGGACGAGGCGGGGCGGCCGTCGAACAGGACGTCACCGCTTTCCGGTGAGTTGAAACCGAGGATCAGGGAAAACACGGTGGACTTGCCCGCGCCGGACGGCCCCACCAGTGCGACCCGCTGGCCCGGCTCCACCTGGAAGCCCAGGTCAGCCAGCACCTGTACGTCCGGACGGGATGGATAGCGGAAGGAGACATCCCGCAGAGCCAGGGCTCCACCGAGGCGCACGCCATCCTCACCATCTGCCCGTTCGGTCGCGGTGTGCATCAGCTCCCGCAGGCGTTCCGTCGCACCCGCCGTCTGTTGCAGCGCGGAGACGATCTCCGGGAAGGTGCCGAGCGAAGCTCCGACGAACACGCCGAACAGCACGAACCACAGGAACTCCGTGCTGGAGATCTCACCCGTCGCCATCATCCGCGCGCCATACCAGCAGACGAAGGCGATGGTGCCGAACAGGGCGAAGATGATGAAGGACAGGAACGCCGCGCGGGCCAGCGCGCCGCGCTTTGTCACGTCCAGGAAGCGGGTGAGGGAGCGGTCATAGCGGGACGCTTCCAGCGGCTCGTTGGTGAAGGATTTCACATCCGCGATGCCCTGCACGCTTTCCTCGATCACCGTGCCGGCGTCGGCCAGCGCGTCCTGCGCGTCCCGCGAATGCTTCCGCACCTTGCGGCCGAACACCGCGATCGCCAGTACCACGATAGGCACGCTGCCCAGCAGGATGAGCGAGAGCTTCCAGGTGGCGATGAAGATGGCGATGAGGCCGCCGACGAGGATGACCGTGTGGCGCACCGCCTGCGGGATGGTGGTCAGCACCGTTTCTCGCACCAGGTTCAGGTCCGCGGAGATGCGGTTGCTCAGGGCACCCGCGCGCTGCTCCTGGAAGAACGGCATCGGCAGGCGGATCATGTGGCCGAAAAGGTCCCGCCGCATGTGGTTGAGCGCGGATTCCCCGGAACGGATGAAGCCCTGGACCCGGAAGAACGCGACGATGGACTGGAGCGCCAGCACCGCCACCAGCTCCAGCACGATGCGGTTCGACTTCGCGAGGATCTCCGTGGGATTGATGCCGTCGTTGAGGGCGTCTGTCGGGTTGCCAATCAGTTCCTTGAGGAACCATGGGAAGGCAAGGGAGAGGATGGCGGTGAGGAACAGCGCCACCATCGACGGGATGAAGACCACCTTCTCCTTCATCAGGTAGCCGAAGATCCACCTCAGGGAGGAAATCGGCTTGCTGCGCTTCGTCTCGGACATGCCGGGATGGGAGACGATGGCGGGCACGGCGTCAACCGTGCAGCCAGCGTTTCATCTCCTGCGGCGGCGGCACACCAGTGCTCCGGCCAGCGGAAGCAGCAGTGCGGCGGATGGTTCCGGGATCAGGGTTCCGGTGATGGCGGTGATGTCCGTGCGGTAGGTGAAAACATCCGTATATCCGGAACGGTCCCCATATTCGGCGGAGTCAGCCGCGGATCCACCTTCGTCGTCCGCGAAATGGCCGATGCCCACCAGCACCCATTGGCCGCCACGGTAGGCGAACATGCCGCCTCCGGAGTCGCCGATGGCCACCTGGCCCTCATAGGCGGTGACGGCTCCAGGTCCCCCTGTCGGGCCGGGAGGGTCGAAGTCCGTGATGATGTTCATGCTGGTGACCCCGCTGACCACCGCGTTCTGTACGGAGGTGACCCGGTTGGTGCCCCAGCGCATGACTTGGGCGTCGGAGGCGCTGGTCGAACCCCATGGATAGGGGTCACTGGTGCCGGTGGCGGTCGTGTATCCCCGTCCCATCATCAGGACGAACTCGTTGGTCGTGGCGGAAGTGCTTGCGAGATTGACGGTGGGGAGGGCGGCTGCGGCGGTGCCTGCAACGCCGGAAATCTCCATCAGCAGCAGGTCCGTGCCGGTGACCGTCTGGGAGTGGACGACCGCGTAGCTGGTCCCCGCAACGGTGATGGTTCCCGGATTCCCCACATGGCCCGCACCCAGCACCCATCCGTTGCCCGTGCTCTGGTTGTAGCCCAGATAGACGCCTGACGCGTCATTCACCCGCAGCAGGTTGCCCCAGTGGTTGAACGACGCCTGGGAAGATGAGGAAAGGTAGCTCTGTAGGCTGGACTCCGAGCCGTTGTTGGTGCCGGTGCCGAGCGTGCCACCGACGATCACCGCCTGTGCCGTGCCGGAAGCCACCAGCATCAAAAAAACCGGGAGGGAAACACCGCGGAACAGGGCTTTCATTTTCCCTGTTCTGGTAAGGGGGGCTGAGGAAAATGTCAATTCCCCGGTGAACGCGGGGATTGCGCTCCCCGGGCGGATGGCGCATGAAAGGCCCGATGACCGGTCGGGAAGTTCGTGAAGTGTTGGATCAGACGGGGGTGCTCCCCAGCAAGCAGCTCGGGCAGAACTTTCTGGTCGATCCGAACATGGCGCGCTGGATCGTCTCCCGGCTCGAACTGACCCCGGATGACGCCGTGGTGGAGGTGGGACCCGGCACCGGGGCGCTCACGGAGCATGTGGTGGGCACCGTGCGGAAGGTCATCCTCATCGAGTTCGACGCCCGTCTGGCCGCCGCGCTCAAGGAGCGGTTCAAGGATGACCCCTCCGTGGAGGTCCACCATGAGGACGGCGCGAAGTTCGATGGCCGGAAACTCTTCAAACACCGCCCGTTGAAATTCCTGGGAAATCTTCCCTACTCATCCGGAGGAGCGATCATGAAGAACCTCCTCAGTCGGCCGAACCCGTTTTCCCGAGCGGTGGTCATGCTGCAGAAGGAGGTGATCGACCGCCTGGCCGCCGCCGCCGGGACCGACGACTACGGCATGCTTTCCCTGCGTGTGCAGTCGGAGTGGGAGGTGCGGCCGCTCCGCACCGTGCCGCCGGAGGCCTTCTATCCACAGCCGAAGATCGACTCCAGCGTGGCGGTGCTTACGCCACGCAAAGGTGGCCTGCCGCCGTTTGATGCACGGCTTTTCGACGAGATCATCCGCCGTGGTTTCGCCCAGCGCAGGAAGCAGCTCAAAAAGCAGATGCCGAAGGAACCCGCATGGGAAGAGGTCGCGGGTTCGCTGGGCCTGCCTCTCACCGTTCGCGGGGAGGATCTGACGCTGGAGCAGTGGGTGGATCTCTCCCGGGCGTTTGATCCCCATCCGTTGAAAGACCTGCCGCAGAAGGACGGGGAAATTTTCGACGTCGTGGATGCGGACGACCAGGTCACCGGCACCGCCACCCGGGCGGAGGTGCATGCGCGAGGGCTGCTCCACCGTGCCGTGCATGTCTTTGTTTATAACAAGCGCGGGGACATCCTGCTCCAGCGGCGGTCGCTGCTGAAGGACGCCCATCCCGGTGTATGGGATTCCAGCGTTTCCGGGCACCTGGATTCCGGGGAGGATTATGAACCCGCGGCCATCCGCGAACTGGAGGAGGAAATGGGCATCTCCGGCGCGGCGGTGGAGGAAGTGGGGCGCGTAAAGCCCTGCCCGGAAACCGGCTGGGAACACGTCCGCCTCTATCGCACGCGGCATGATGGCTCCGTGAAATTCCCCTGCGCGGAGATCGACGCCGCGATGTGGTTCCCCGTCGCGGAGGTGGCGGCGTGGATCGCCAACCGGCCTGCGGATTTCGCCAGCGGCTTCCTGGAATGCTGGAAACTGGCGGATTGAGATAGAAAGCCGTCGCATTCTTCCGGATACGGGTTACCGGTGTCCGGATGAGGGGTTGTCGTGCGGCTCTGCTCACACTGATGCTTTCCGCCATGGCGGGTGGCCAGCTCGTCCGCGTCCCGAACACCACGCTCAATCTCCCTGCGTCCCTGCCCTCGGCCACGGAATACACGACGGAGAACGCGTTGGGGGGCCTCGGATTCAATGAACCCATGTCCGTCGTGTCCGTGCGGCATGAGACGCACCGGCTGTTCGTCGCGGAGCGGGATGGAATCCTGAAGGTGGTGAACCTCACCCCGGCGCAGCCGGTCGCGTCGGAATACCTGGATCTGCGCGACCTGCTGGGATCCGGAGAGACCTTCACCCGGGGAGGCGAGAATGGCTTCCTTTCTGTTGCGTTCCATCCGGAGTTCGCCGTGAACCGGACGCTGTTCGTTTATTTCAGCTTCGTCGCGGATGACGGAAAACTGTTCCAGCGGCTCCATCGCGTCGTGATGGATGGATCCACCACGAACAACGCCGCCATAGCCTCCCATGAACCCCTGCTGACGATCTATGACCGCGCTTCGAACCACAACGGCGGCACCATTGATTTCGGTCCTGACGGGTACCTCTATCTTTCACTGGGGGACGAGGGCGGTAGCGGGGATCAGCATGACAATGCGCGCTTCATCACCCAGGACCCCGCCGCGGGCCGGACCGGCTTCTGGGGGCAGATGGTGCGGCTGGATGTGGACCACCGCGCCGGGAACCTGACGCCGCAGTCCCACCAGCAGAACTCCACCTCGTACCCCTCCGCGGTGAACGCCTCCGCCTACAAGGTCCCGGCGGACAATCCCTTCATCGGACGGATGACCTGGCACAACATCGACATCGATCCGGCGGATGTCCGCAATGAGATCTGGGCCACGGGCCTGCGCAATCCCTTCCGCTGGTCTTTCGACCGGCCCACGGGACGACTCTATCTCGGGGACGTGGGGCAGGGAAGGTGGGAGGAAATCAACATCATCACCCGAGGCGGGGACTACGGATGGTCCTGGCGCGAGGGCACCCATGAATACAACAGCCCGCCATCGCCGGCGGATCCGCCTGCCGACGGCTTTTTCCCGATCGATCCCATCTATGACTACGGCCGTTCCAGTAACGGCGTGCTGGGAGGGAACTGCGTGACCGGCGGGGCCGTGTACCGGGGCAACCGCCTGACCGAGCTGTTCGGTGCCTATGTCTTCGCGGACCTCAGCGGACCCATCGTGGCGTTGCGGGAAAACAACGGTACGTGGACGGCCAAAAAACTGGGTTCGGAGGGCGGCATCGTCCACTTCGGGCATGATCCGCGGGACGGTGAACTTCTCTTCTGCGCGAATGGACAGGTGAAGCGGTTCGTCCGCTCGGAAACCACCGGCACCGCCCCTCCGGCCACCCTTTCCGCCGTGGGTGCGTTTTCCAATCTCGCCACCCTCACCCCGCACGCGGGCATCGTGCCCTACAATGTGAATCTTCCGTTCTGGAGCGACCACGCCATCAAGCGCCGGTGGTTCTCCATCCGCAATACGACGGATGACGTCACCTACAGCCGTGACGGGAACTGGACCCTGCCCGCCGGGATGGTGTGGGTGAAACACTTCGACATCCAGACGGTGCGTGGCCAGCCATCCTCCGCGCGGAAGCTGGAGACCCGCATCCTGGTGAAGACCACGGGCGGCACCTACGGGCTGTCCTACCGCTGGCGGGCGGACCAGACGGACGCGGATCTGGTGGATGAGGAGGGAAGGGATGATCCGCTCACCATCACCGTGGATGGTTCCCCCACCTCACAGACATGGCGGTTCCCCAGCCGCGGGCAGTGCATGAACTGCCACACCTCGGTGGGCGGCCACGCGCTTTCCTTCAACACCCGCCAGCTCAACCGCGACCACCTTTACGGCGCGCAGACGCGGAACCAGCTCACCGCACTGGAAGTCGCGGGTTATTTCTCCAACACCGTCGGCGGTGTCCACACCCTCCCGGCCTATGCCGTGCCGGACGATGCCACCCAGAGCCGGGAGTGGCGGGTGCGCTCCTACCTGGCAGTGAACTGCTCCCAGTGCCACCAGCCCGGCGGTCCCGCGAGCGGGAACTGGGACGCCCGCGCGACGGTGGAGACGGATGCCGCGATGATCGTCAACGGCGTCCTGCTCGATCCCGCGGGGAATGCCGCCAACCGCTTCGTCGTGCCGGGGGATGTCACCCACTCCGTGGCGCTGCGGAGGATGCAGGGCATCCCGTCGCGCATGCCGCCCATCGGTTCGAACGTCATCGACTCCTCCGGCGTCGCCCTCCTCACGGACTGGATCAACGCGGACCTGCCCGCACGGCGGAGTTTCGCCCAGTGGCAGGTGGCCATGTTCGGGGATCCGCCACCGGCGAAGGCCGCGCCGGACCAGGATCCCGACGGTGACGGGCTGGACAACCGCACGGAGTATCTGGCGGGGACCCCGCCGGAGTCCGGGAACCCGCCATCGCTCCTGAAAACGGACATTTCCGGCGGCCAGCTCCGTTTCCGCCACACGCTGCCCGCGAACCGCGCGATGGTCATCGAAACCAGCGAAACGCTCGCTCCCGGCTCCTGGCAGCCGTGGGATGTGCCGGGAAATTCGCCCGTTTTTCCAGCTTCGGCGGGCGAGAGGACGCTGGAAATCCCTTTGCCCACCGGGCCCCGGCGGTTTTTC comes from the Luteolibacter sp. SL250 genome and includes:
- a CDS encoding ABC transporter transmembrane domain-containing protein translates to MPAIVSHPGMSETKRSKPISSLRWIFGYLMKEKVVFIPSMVALFLTAILSLAFPWFLKELIGNPTDALNDGINPTEILAKSNRIVLELVAVLALQSIVAFFRVQGFIRSGESALNHMRRDLFGHMIRLPMPFFQEQRAGALSNRISADLNLVRETVLTTIPQAVRHTVILVGGLIAIFIATWKLSLILLGSVPIVVLAIAVFGRKVRKHSRDAQDALADAGTVIEESVQGIADVKSFTNEPLEASRYDRSLTRFLDVTKRGALARAAFLSFIIFALFGTIAFVCWYGARMMATGEISSTEFLWFVLFGVFVGASLGTFPEIVSALQQTAGATERLRELMHTATERADGEDGVRLGGALALRDVSFRYPSRPDVQVLADLGFQVEPGQRVALVGPSGAGKSTVFSLILGFNSPESGDVLFDGRPASSLSLHALRSQIAIVPQEVLLFGGTIRENIEYGRPGATPEEIQAAAKQANAHDFISALPEGFDTMVGPRGTKLSGGQRQRIAIARAILADPRILLLDEATSALDSESERLVNEALERLMEGRTSLVIAHRLSTVRHADRILVFNQGRIVESGTHDELLAHNGTYRFLVETQLV
- the rsmA gene encoding 16S rRNA (adenine(1518)-N(6)/adenine(1519)-N(6))-dimethyltransferase RsmA, whose amino-acid sequence is MLDQTGVLPSKQLGQNFLVDPNMARWIVSRLELTPDDAVVEVGPGTGALTEHVVGTVRKVILIEFDARLAAALKERFKDDPSVEVHHEDGAKFDGRKLFKHRPLKFLGNLPYSSGGAIMKNLLSRPNPFSRAVVMLQKEVIDRLAAAAGTDDYGMLSLRVQSEWEVRPLRTVPPEAFYPQPKIDSSVAVLTPRKGGLPPFDARLFDEIIRRGFAQRRKQLKKQMPKEPAWEEVAGSLGLPLTVRGEDLTLEQWVDLSRAFDPHPLKDLPQKDGEIFDVVDADDQVTGTATRAEVHARGLLHRAVHVFVYNKRGDILLQRRSLLKDAHPGVWDSSVSGHLDSGEDYEPAAIRELEEEMGISGAAVEEVGRVKPCPETGWEHVRLYRTRHDGSVKFPCAEIDAAMWFPVAEVAAWIANRPADFASGFLECWKLAD
- a CDS encoding PQQ-dependent sugar dehydrogenase, whose amino-acid sequence is MLSAMAGGQLVRVPNTTLNLPASLPSATEYTTENALGGLGFNEPMSVVSVRHETHRLFVAERDGILKVVNLTPAQPVASEYLDLRDLLGSGETFTRGGENGFLSVAFHPEFAVNRTLFVYFSFVADDGKLFQRLHRVVMDGSTTNNAAIASHEPLLTIYDRASNHNGGTIDFGPDGYLYLSLGDEGGSGDQHDNARFITQDPAAGRTGFWGQMVRLDVDHRAGNLTPQSHQQNSTSYPSAVNASAYKVPADNPFIGRMTWHNIDIDPADVRNEIWATGLRNPFRWSFDRPTGRLYLGDVGQGRWEEINIITRGGDYGWSWREGTHEYNSPPSPADPPADGFFPIDPIYDYGRSSNGVLGGNCVTGGAVYRGNRLTELFGAYVFADLSGPIVALRENNGTWTAKKLGSEGGIVHFGHDPRDGELLFCANGQVKRFVRSETTGTAPPATLSAVGAFSNLATLTPHAGIVPYNVNLPFWSDHAIKRRWFSIRNTTDDVTYSRDGNWTLPAGMVWVKHFDIQTVRGQPSSARKLETRILVKTTGGTYGLSYRWRADQTDADLVDEEGRDDPLTITVDGSPTSQTWRFPSRGQCMNCHTSVGGHALSFNTRQLNRDHLYGAQTRNQLTALEVAGYFSNTVGGVHTLPAYAVPDDATQSREWRVRSYLAVNCSQCHQPGGPASGNWDARATVETDAAMIVNGVLLDPAGNAANRFVVPGDVTHSVALRRMQGIPSRMPPIGSNVIDSSGVALLTDWINADLPARRSFAQWQVAMFGDPPPAKAAPDQDPDGDGLDNRTEYLAGTPPESGNPPSLLKTDISGGQLRFRHTLPANRAMVIETSETLAPGSWQPWDVPGNSPVFPASAGERTLEIPLPTGPRRFFRGRISAP